The following are from one region of the Pocillopora verrucosa isolate sample1 chromosome 3, ASM3666991v2, whole genome shotgun sequence genome:
- the LOC131774517 gene encoding peptidase M20 domain-containing protein 2-like yields the protein MAAVAALRGLKDVALRTIDNLASELYELNQKIWKKPELGYQEKYAHEVLTKFLSDKGFEVTPHHTLDTAFRAASGRCTRRVVGFICEYDALPGIGHACGHNLIAEVGVGAALGVKAALDAIKQDLGKVVVLGTPAEEGGGGKIKMIENGCFEEVDFCLMAHPKSFSCIYPTCLAMQAVQVTYHGVSSHASAFPWEGVNALDAAVMAYNAVSVLRQQLKPTWRLHGVITDGGNKPNIIPEKASLAYYVRTPTEEELLVLRSKAHRCFESAAQATGCTVDIHWDSMFYSNLAINKQLAELYGANAQDFGLTFPPHEEQVKASFGSTDMGNVSHVKPSIHPYFDIETSAANHTHEFTAASGRTEAHDRAVIQAKVMAMTALDVLCDDQAWEEIVADFEKVHGRMKPRLT from the exons ATGGCGGCGGTGGCGGCTCTTAGGGGTTTAAAAGATGTGGCACTTCGTACTATAGACAACTTGGCGTCTGAACTTTATGAGCTGAACCAGAAGATTTGGAAAAAGCCAGAACTTGGTTACCAAGAAAAGTATGCGCATGAAGTGTTAACTAAATTCTTAAGTGATAAGGGATTCGAGGTAACACCCCATCATACTCTGGATACGGCATTCCGAGCAGCCAGTGGTCGATGTACCAGACGAGTTGTAGGGTTTATTTGTGAGTACGATGCTTTACCTGGTATAGGGCATGCTTGTGGTCATAACCTGATCGCCGAGGTTGGGGTAGGTGCCGCACTGG GTGTGAAGGCAGCACTTGATGCAATTAAGCAAGACCTGGGGAAAGTTGTAGTTCTTGGAACTCCAGCAGAAGAAGGTGGTGGaggcaaaattaaaatgattgaaaatggtTGCTTTGAGGAAGTAGATTTTTGTTTGATGGCTCATCCTAAATCTTTTAGCTGTATTTATCCAACATGCTTGGCAATGCAAGCTGTTCAGGTCACATATCATGGAGTATCCTCCCATGCAAGCGCTTTCCCTTGGGAGGGTGTTAATGCATTGGATGCTGCTGTCATGGCTTATAATGCTGTCAGTGTTTTGCGGCAGCAGCTCAAACCAACATGGCGTCTACATGGTGTCATCACAGATGGAGGAAATAAGCCAAACATTATTCCTGAAAAGGCTTCATTGGCATATTATGTGAGAACTCCAACTGAGGAAGAATTATTGGTTCTTCGTAGCAAAGCACATAGATGTTTCGAGTCTGCTGCTCAGGCCACTG GTTGCACTGTGGACATTCATTGGGATTCTATGTTCTATTCCAACTTGGCAATCAATAAACAGCTTGCAGAGCTCTATGGAGCAAATGCGCAGGACTTTGGCTTAACATTTCCACCACATGAAGAACAAGTAAAGGCATCATTTGGTTCCACAGACATGGGAAATGTGTCACATGTTAAACCTTCCATTCACCCATACTTTGACATTGAAACATCTGCTGCAAATCACACTCATGAGTTTACTGCAGCATCAGGGAGGACAGAAGCTCATGATAGGGCAGTTATTCAAGCTAAAGTCATGGCCATGACAGCATTAGATGTGCTGTGTGATGATCAGGCCTGGGAAGAAATTGTGGCTGACTTTGAGAAAGTTCATGGAAGGATGAAACCTAGGCTGACATGA